The Budorcas taxicolor isolate Tak-1 chromosome 2, Takin1.1, whole genome shotgun sequence genome window below encodes:
- the SPACDR gene encoding sperm acrosome developmental regulator: MAVVIKFFRWIWQKISRWVFFWKHKTKSVITDHTDSKKNELKAEKAFKVSETFKLVEPPKEAKVSKVDVSPKVVDPCLLAKTTTDGAAVEAGRRRRSLLQLPQAAVKSISMLMASALQSGWQMCSWKSSVSSTSVASQMKTGSPMESQEAAMLREVYLVLWAVRKQLRHLARRQERRRQRHLRAHMGPQPDPVQGLKQDARSPL; the protein is encoded by the exons ATGGCGGTGGTTATTAAGTTCTTCCGATGGATTTGGCAAAAGATTAGCCGCTGG GTTTTCTTCTGGAAACACAAAACTAAGTCAGTCATCACGGATCATACTGACTCCAAGAAAAATGAGTTGAAGGCAGAGAAGGCTTTCAAGGTGTCTGAGACTTTCAAGTTGGTTGAGCCCCCCAAGGAGGCTAAGGTCTCCAAGGTGGATGTGTCCCCAAAGGTGGTCGACCCCTGCCTGTTAGCCAAGACCACCACGGATGGGGCTGCGGTGGAGGCGGGTCGCCGTCGGAGATCACTGTTGCAGCTGCCCCAGGCGGCCGTCAAGTCCATCTCCATGCTCATGGCCTCCGCCCTGCAGTCTGGCTGGCAGATGTGCAGCTGGAAG TCATCTGTGAGTTCTACCTCAGTTGCCTCCCAGATGAAGACCGGGTcccccatggagtcacaagaggcTGCGATGTTGAGGGAAGTGTACCTGGTGCTTTGGGCTGTCCGGAAACAGCTGCGGCACCTGGCCCGCCGGCAGGAGAGACGGCGCCAGCGGCACCTCCGGGCCCACATGGGCCCCCAGCCTGACCCAGTTCAGGGTCTGAAACAGGATGCCCGGAGTCCCCTCTAG